One Peromyscus leucopus breed LL Stock chromosome 6, UCI_PerLeu_2.1, whole genome shotgun sequence genomic region harbors:
- the Dcst2 gene encoding DC-STAMP domain-containing protein 2 isoform X3, which yields MSKVDVMEWPSGEEGPSMARAVVRSMGGFVLGLSLATAYGLLELLVEGHSTYGCLVVTVTLAAFLSLGMGFSRQVRVSVLLLLPQAFSRQGRMLLLVAAFGLVLQGPCANTLRNFTRASEAVACGAELALNQTAEVLERAKQPLVSALAKIKAIAQRAKVVADRVRRFFRSIMDGVKHVARALRNVWYWLLHIGDVCNSELGNPYTKCARLFDDAKDNCMEIMPRVYHLCFVVMPFKLVLCGLASLVQMFCVIPTYIQVFLRKTISTPVLKLLNQVRREFEFNMTATHYFSVDLNASRSLSQVALDLHEAVSMKLYSVREVLALMGYTLPLLFTLLYLQALWYRYCYLNWDSFDNVYITSRFLRMEAVRAEAGLPTVLPLSSHEARRYIQPGSIFLTRWEKIFYMLGTFDLARHLLLVFLLVFLDYAVFWVLDLARYHLQGEIVARSPVLVSITVEGTGYSGSIYRDLVSAFDVLQQGNISILSRRCLLHPSEPDASGYILIGTMYGLCFFVTLFGSYVSRLRRVICASYYPFREQERISYLYNTLLSRRTNVVAAVHRAVMRRAADQGHMSLLQVLAFRCRCLRPLLSQFLLHQYYCLGCGQPEGQGDMEENFVSCSTPGCKGPPGSGAGLQ from the exons ATGTCCAAAGTTGATGTTATGGAGTGGCCCTCCGGGGAGGAGGGGCCCAGCATGGCACGGGCTGTGGTCCGAAGCATGGGTGGCTTTGTTCTGGGTTTGTCCTTGGCCACGGCCTACGGGCTCCTGGAACTTCTGGTGGAAGGACACAGCACCTATGGCTGCCTGGTGGTCACGGTCACTTTGGCTGCCTTCCTTAGCCTGGGCATGGGCTTCTCCCGCCAGGTCCGCGTCAGtgtcctcctgctccttccccaggccttCTCCA GGCAGGGTCGGATGCTGCTGTTGGTGGCTGCCTTTGGGCTTGTCCTGCAAGGGCCCTGTGCCAATACCCTGCGTAACTTCACCCGGGCCAGCGAGGCTGTGGCCTGtggggcagagctggccctgaaccAGACTGCGGAAGTGCTGGAGCGGGCCAAGCAGCCCCTTGTCA GTGCTCTGGCCAAGATTAAAGCTATCGCCCAGAGGGCCAAAGTGGTGGCTGACCGGGTACGCAGGTTCTTCCGGTCCATCATGGATGGTGTGAAGCATGTAG CCAGGGCCCTGCGGAACGTGTGGTACTGGCTCCTTCACATCGGTGACGTGTGCAACTCGGAGCTGGGCAACCCGTACACAAAATGCGCCCGGCTATTCGACGATGCCAAGGACAACTGCATGGAGATCATGCCGCGAGTCTATCACCTGTGTTTCGTGGTCATGCCCTTCAAGTTGGTGCTCTGTGGACTTGCCAGCT TGGTCCAGATGTTCTGCGTCATCCCCACGTACATCCAAGTCTTCCTGCGGAAGACCATCAGCACCC CTGTGTTGAAGCTGCTTAACCAGGTGCGTCGTGAGTTTGAATTCAACATGACAGCCACGCACTACTTCTCCGTGGACCTCAATGCCTCTCGGAGCCTGTCCCAGGTGGCTTTGGACCTGCACGAGGCCGTCAGCATGAAGCTGTACAGTGTCAGGGAGGTCCTGGCTCTGATGGGCTACACCCTGCCTCTCCTCTTTACACTTCTCTACCTCCA AGCCCTGTGGTATCGGTACTGTTACCTGAACTGGGACAGTTTTGACAACGTCTACATCACCAGCCGCTTCTTGCGCATGGAGGCAGTCCGCGCCGAGGCCGGGCTGCCCACAGTGCTGCCGCTCAGCTCTCACGAGGCCAGACGCTACATCCAACCAG GCTCCATCTTCCTGACCCGATGGGAGAAGATTTTCTATATGTTGGGGACGTTTGACCTCGCCCGTCACCTCCTCCTTGTGTTCCTCCTGGTCTTTCTGGACTACGCTGTCTTCTGGGTACTTGACCTGGCCCGGTACCACCTCCAGGGCGAGATTGTAGCCCGCA GTCCTGTGCTAGTATCCATCACGGTGGAGGGGACCGGATATTCGGGGAGTATTTACCGCGACCTGGTGTCCGCTTTTGACGTCCTGCAACAAGGCAACATCAGTATATTGTCCCGGCGCTGCCTCCTGCACCCCTCAGAACCGGACGCCAGTGGTTACATCCTTATCG GTACCATGTACGGCCTGTGCTTCTTCGTCACTCTGTTTGGCAGCTACGTCAGCAGGCTGCGGCGCGTCATCTGTGCCTCCTATTACCCGTTCAGGGAACAG GAAAGGATCTCCTACCTCTACAACACGCTTCTGAGTCGTCGGACCAACGTGGTGGCTGCGGTGCACCGAGCTGTGATGCGGCGGGCAGCTGACCAGGGTCACATGAGCCTCCTCCAGGTGCTAGCCTTCAG GTGTCGTTGCCTACGTCCTTTGCTCAGCCAATTTTTGCTGCATCAGTACTACTGCCTGGGCTGTGGGCAGCCTGAGGGCCAAGGGGACATGGAGGAGAACTTTGTGTCCTGCAGTACCCCAGGCTGCAAAG GGCCACCTGGATCTGGAGCT GGACTCCAGTGA
- the Dcst2 gene encoding DC-STAMP domain-containing protein 2 isoform X1 encodes MSKVDVMEWPSGEEGPSMARAVVRSMGGFVLGLSLATAYGLLELLVEGHSTYGCLVVTVTLAAFLSLGMGFSRQVRVSVLLLLPQAFSRQGRMLLLVAAFGLVLQGPCANTLRNFTRASEAVACGAELALNQTAEVLERAKQPLVSALAKIKAIAQRAKVVADRVRRFFRSIMDGVKHVARALRNVWYWLLHIGDVCNSELGNPYTKCARLFDDAKDNCMEIMPRVYHLCFVVMPFKLVLCGLASLVQMFCVIPTYIQVFLRKTISTPVLKLLNQVRREFEFNMTATHYFSVDLNASRSLSQVALDLHEAVSMKLYSVREVLALMGYTLPLLFTLLYLQALWYRYCYLNWDSFDNVYITSRFLRMEAVRAEAGLPTVLPLSSHEARRYIQPGSIFLTRWEKIFYMLGTFDLARHLLLVFLLVFLDYAVFWVLDLARYHLQGEIVARSPVLVSITVEGTGYSGSIYRDLVSAFDVLQQGNISILSRRCLLHPSEPDASGYILIGTMYGLCFFVTLFGSYVSRLRRVICASYYPFREQERISYLYNTLLSRRTNVVAAVHRAVMRRAADQGHMSLLQVLAFRCRCLRPLLSQFLLHQYYCLGCGQPEGQGDMEENFVSCSTPGCKGLYCPTCFRLLDNTCSVCASPLSKQGHLDLELDSSDEEGPRLWLAAARRRTPEQVQKLRQQLQETLGKSLSGESHSESSDEDQGKEP; translated from the exons ATGTCCAAAGTTGATGTTATGGAGTGGCCCTCCGGGGAGGAGGGGCCCAGCATGGCACGGGCTGTGGTCCGAAGCATGGGTGGCTTTGTTCTGGGTTTGTCCTTGGCCACGGCCTACGGGCTCCTGGAACTTCTGGTGGAAGGACACAGCACCTATGGCTGCCTGGTGGTCACGGTCACTTTGGCTGCCTTCCTTAGCCTGGGCATGGGCTTCTCCCGCCAGGTCCGCGTCAGtgtcctcctgctccttccccaggccttCTCCA GGCAGGGTCGGATGCTGCTGTTGGTGGCTGCCTTTGGGCTTGTCCTGCAAGGGCCCTGTGCCAATACCCTGCGTAACTTCACCCGGGCCAGCGAGGCTGTGGCCTGtggggcagagctggccctgaaccAGACTGCGGAAGTGCTGGAGCGGGCCAAGCAGCCCCTTGTCA GTGCTCTGGCCAAGATTAAAGCTATCGCCCAGAGGGCCAAAGTGGTGGCTGACCGGGTACGCAGGTTCTTCCGGTCCATCATGGATGGTGTGAAGCATGTAG CCAGGGCCCTGCGGAACGTGTGGTACTGGCTCCTTCACATCGGTGACGTGTGCAACTCGGAGCTGGGCAACCCGTACACAAAATGCGCCCGGCTATTCGACGATGCCAAGGACAACTGCATGGAGATCATGCCGCGAGTCTATCACCTGTGTTTCGTGGTCATGCCCTTCAAGTTGGTGCTCTGTGGACTTGCCAGCT TGGTCCAGATGTTCTGCGTCATCCCCACGTACATCCAAGTCTTCCTGCGGAAGACCATCAGCACCC CTGTGTTGAAGCTGCTTAACCAGGTGCGTCGTGAGTTTGAATTCAACATGACAGCCACGCACTACTTCTCCGTGGACCTCAATGCCTCTCGGAGCCTGTCCCAGGTGGCTTTGGACCTGCACGAGGCCGTCAGCATGAAGCTGTACAGTGTCAGGGAGGTCCTGGCTCTGATGGGCTACACCCTGCCTCTCCTCTTTACACTTCTCTACCTCCA AGCCCTGTGGTATCGGTACTGTTACCTGAACTGGGACAGTTTTGACAACGTCTACATCACCAGCCGCTTCTTGCGCATGGAGGCAGTCCGCGCCGAGGCCGGGCTGCCCACAGTGCTGCCGCTCAGCTCTCACGAGGCCAGACGCTACATCCAACCAG GCTCCATCTTCCTGACCCGATGGGAGAAGATTTTCTATATGTTGGGGACGTTTGACCTCGCCCGTCACCTCCTCCTTGTGTTCCTCCTGGTCTTTCTGGACTACGCTGTCTTCTGGGTACTTGACCTGGCCCGGTACCACCTCCAGGGCGAGATTGTAGCCCGCA GTCCTGTGCTAGTATCCATCACGGTGGAGGGGACCGGATATTCGGGGAGTATTTACCGCGACCTGGTGTCCGCTTTTGACGTCCTGCAACAAGGCAACATCAGTATATTGTCCCGGCGCTGCCTCCTGCACCCCTCAGAACCGGACGCCAGTGGTTACATCCTTATCG GTACCATGTACGGCCTGTGCTTCTTCGTCACTCTGTTTGGCAGCTACGTCAGCAGGCTGCGGCGCGTCATCTGTGCCTCCTATTACCCGTTCAGGGAACAG GAAAGGATCTCCTACCTCTACAACACGCTTCTGAGTCGTCGGACCAACGTGGTGGCTGCGGTGCACCGAGCTGTGATGCGGCGGGCAGCTGACCAGGGTCACATGAGCCTCCTCCAGGTGCTAGCCTTCAG GTGTCGTTGCCTACGTCCTTTGCTCAGCCAATTTTTGCTGCATCAGTACTACTGCCTGGGCTGTGGGCAGCCTGAGGGCCAAGGGGACATGGAGGAGAACTTTGTGTCCTGCAGTACCCCAGGCTGCAAAG GTCTCTACTGCCCTACCTGCTTCCGTCTCCTGGACAACACCTGTTCTGTGTgtgcctctcctctctccaagCAGGGCCACCTGGATCTGGAGCT GGACTCCAGTGACGAGGAGGGCCCTCGGCTCTGGCTGGCTGCAGCTCGAAGAAGGACCCCCGAGCAGGTGCAGAAACTTCGACAACAGCTCCAGGAAACACTGGGCAAGAGCCTCTCAGGCGAGTCCCACTCCGAGTCCAG
- the Dcst2 gene encoding DC-STAMP domain-containing protein 2 isoform X2 yields MSKVDVMEWPSGEEGPSMARAVVRSMGGFVLGLSLATAYGLLELLVEGHSTYGCLVVTVTLAAFLSLGMGFSRQVRVSVLLLLPQAFSRQGRMLLLVAAFGLVLQGPCANTLRNFTRASEAVACGAELALNQTAEVLERAKQPLVSALAKIKAIAQRAKVVADRVRRFFRSIMDGVKHVARALRNVWYWLLHIGDVCNSELGNPYTKCARLFDDAKDNCMEIMPRVYHLCFVVMPFKLVLCGLASLVQMFCVIPTYIQVFLRKTISTPVLKLLNQVRREFEFNMTATHYFSVDLNASRSLSQVALDLHEAVSMKLYSVREVLALMGYTLPLLFTLLYLQALWYRYCYLNWDSFDNVYITSRFLRMEAVRAEAGLPTVLPLSSHEARRYIQPGSIFLTRWEKIFYMLGTFDLARHLLLVFLLVFLDYAVFWVLDLARYHLQGEIVARSPVLVSITVEGTGYSGSIYRDLVSAFDVLQQGNISILSRRCLLHPSEPDASGYILIGTMYGLCFFVTLFGSYVSRLRRVICASYYPFREQERISYLYNTLLSRRTNVVAAVHRAVMRRAADQGHMSLLQVLAFRCRCLRPLLSQFLLHQYYCLGCGQPEGQGDMEENFVSCSTPGCKGLYCPTCFRLLDNTCSVCASPLSKQGHLDLELDSSDEEGPRLWLAAARRRTPEQVQKLRQQLQETLGKSLSGESHSESRCSPYCP; encoded by the exons ATGTCCAAAGTTGATGTTATGGAGTGGCCCTCCGGGGAGGAGGGGCCCAGCATGGCACGGGCTGTGGTCCGAAGCATGGGTGGCTTTGTTCTGGGTTTGTCCTTGGCCACGGCCTACGGGCTCCTGGAACTTCTGGTGGAAGGACACAGCACCTATGGCTGCCTGGTGGTCACGGTCACTTTGGCTGCCTTCCTTAGCCTGGGCATGGGCTTCTCCCGCCAGGTCCGCGTCAGtgtcctcctgctccttccccaggccttCTCCA GGCAGGGTCGGATGCTGCTGTTGGTGGCTGCCTTTGGGCTTGTCCTGCAAGGGCCCTGTGCCAATACCCTGCGTAACTTCACCCGGGCCAGCGAGGCTGTGGCCTGtggggcagagctggccctgaaccAGACTGCGGAAGTGCTGGAGCGGGCCAAGCAGCCCCTTGTCA GTGCTCTGGCCAAGATTAAAGCTATCGCCCAGAGGGCCAAAGTGGTGGCTGACCGGGTACGCAGGTTCTTCCGGTCCATCATGGATGGTGTGAAGCATGTAG CCAGGGCCCTGCGGAACGTGTGGTACTGGCTCCTTCACATCGGTGACGTGTGCAACTCGGAGCTGGGCAACCCGTACACAAAATGCGCCCGGCTATTCGACGATGCCAAGGACAACTGCATGGAGATCATGCCGCGAGTCTATCACCTGTGTTTCGTGGTCATGCCCTTCAAGTTGGTGCTCTGTGGACTTGCCAGCT TGGTCCAGATGTTCTGCGTCATCCCCACGTACATCCAAGTCTTCCTGCGGAAGACCATCAGCACCC CTGTGTTGAAGCTGCTTAACCAGGTGCGTCGTGAGTTTGAATTCAACATGACAGCCACGCACTACTTCTCCGTGGACCTCAATGCCTCTCGGAGCCTGTCCCAGGTGGCTTTGGACCTGCACGAGGCCGTCAGCATGAAGCTGTACAGTGTCAGGGAGGTCCTGGCTCTGATGGGCTACACCCTGCCTCTCCTCTTTACACTTCTCTACCTCCA AGCCCTGTGGTATCGGTACTGTTACCTGAACTGGGACAGTTTTGACAACGTCTACATCACCAGCCGCTTCTTGCGCATGGAGGCAGTCCGCGCCGAGGCCGGGCTGCCCACAGTGCTGCCGCTCAGCTCTCACGAGGCCAGACGCTACATCCAACCAG GCTCCATCTTCCTGACCCGATGGGAGAAGATTTTCTATATGTTGGGGACGTTTGACCTCGCCCGTCACCTCCTCCTTGTGTTCCTCCTGGTCTTTCTGGACTACGCTGTCTTCTGGGTACTTGACCTGGCCCGGTACCACCTCCAGGGCGAGATTGTAGCCCGCA GTCCTGTGCTAGTATCCATCACGGTGGAGGGGACCGGATATTCGGGGAGTATTTACCGCGACCTGGTGTCCGCTTTTGACGTCCTGCAACAAGGCAACATCAGTATATTGTCCCGGCGCTGCCTCCTGCACCCCTCAGAACCGGACGCCAGTGGTTACATCCTTATCG GTACCATGTACGGCCTGTGCTTCTTCGTCACTCTGTTTGGCAGCTACGTCAGCAGGCTGCGGCGCGTCATCTGTGCCTCCTATTACCCGTTCAGGGAACAG GAAAGGATCTCCTACCTCTACAACACGCTTCTGAGTCGTCGGACCAACGTGGTGGCTGCGGTGCACCGAGCTGTGATGCGGCGGGCAGCTGACCAGGGTCACATGAGCCTCCTCCAGGTGCTAGCCTTCAG GTGTCGTTGCCTACGTCCTTTGCTCAGCCAATTTTTGCTGCATCAGTACTACTGCCTGGGCTGTGGGCAGCCTGAGGGCCAAGGGGACATGGAGGAGAACTTTGTGTCCTGCAGTACCCCAGGCTGCAAAG GTCTCTACTGCCCTACCTGCTTCCGTCTCCTGGACAACACCTGTTCTGTGTgtgcctctcctctctccaagCAGGGCCACCTGGATCTGGAGCT GGACTCCAGTGACGAGGAGGGCCCTCGGCTCTGGCTGGCTGCAGCTCGAAGAAGGACCCCCGAGCAGGTGCAGAAACTTCGACAACAGCTCCAGGAAACACTGGGCAAGAGCCTCTCAGGCGAGTCCCACTCCGAGTCCAG GTGTAGTCCTTACTGTCCTTga